A portion of the Gemmatimonas sp. genome contains these proteins:
- a CDS encoding CBS domain-containing protein has translation MTGVVIFFAVMAIAVLTTAGTAVRAVSRLWLRHWIEHQVGGVGAMARYLERPTRLVHTAGTAVMLIVFATGSIIAMQDGLRAWVFLRDVVLFLLLLLVFGQLLPRAIGRRWAPQLVPVLVPLLRVVDLGLAPFHAVSHGVRRLVARQQTQEPDEGRDGIEELLRDGTFHDIGATEEMEIISGVVQFGDKTVRDVMTPRSEMFGVQDGLGHAELARQVASAGYSRVPVFGESPGQIAGMVHVFDVFRRRGESVPAMRPVATTRADTSAKELLFELLRSRRQMAIVQDEGSVVGLVTLEDLLEELVGDIRDEHDDSNE, from the coding sequence ATGACCGGCGTCGTGATTTTCTTTGCGGTCATGGCCATCGCCGTGCTCACCACCGCGGGAACGGCAGTTCGCGCAGTGAGCCGGCTCTGGCTTCGGCACTGGATCGAGCATCAGGTCGGGGGCGTGGGGGCGATGGCGCGATATCTCGAGCGCCCAACCCGGCTGGTGCACACCGCTGGGACCGCCGTGATGCTGATCGTCTTCGCGACCGGGTCGATTATCGCCATGCAGGATGGACTGCGCGCCTGGGTGTTTCTGCGCGACGTCGTCCTGTTCCTGCTGCTCCTCCTCGTGTTCGGCCAGCTGCTGCCGCGCGCCATTGGCCGTCGCTGGGCACCGCAGCTGGTACCGGTTCTCGTTCCCCTTCTGCGCGTCGTCGATCTCGGCCTCGCCCCCTTTCACGCCGTCTCACATGGTGTGCGGCGGCTGGTGGCCCGACAGCAGACCCAGGAGCCGGACGAGGGACGTGACGGCATCGAGGAGTTGCTTCGCGATGGCACCTTCCACGACATCGGTGCCACCGAGGAGATGGAAATCATTTCCGGCGTTGTGCAATTCGGTGACAAGACCGTGCGCGACGTCATGACGCCGCGGAGCGAAATGTTCGGGGTGCAGGACGGACTTGGCCACGCGGAATTGGCCCGGCAGGTCGCCAGCGCCGGGTACAGTCGTGTTCCGGTGTTTGGCGAGTCGCCCGGACAGATCGCGGGGATGGTGCACGTTTTCGACGTCTTCCGCCGCCGGGGGGAGTCGGTGCCGGCCATGCGTCCGGTCGCGACCACGCGCGCCGACACGTCGGCCAAGGAACTGCTCTTCGAACTGCTGCGCTCGCGCCGGCAAATGGCCATCGTACAGGACGAGGGCTCCGTCGTGGGGCTGGTAACCCTCGAGGATCTGCTCGAGGAGTTGGTGGGTGACATCCGGGATGAGCATGACGACAGCAACGAGTGA
- the meaB gene encoding methylmalonyl Co-A mutase-associated GTPase MeaB, which translates to MSMTTATSDAGRVGASMTQLLEQFRNGKPAALARVVSIVENHRAGFEQLLAAQHAQLGRARRIGITGPPGAGKSTLTTRLTRFYRDAGLTVGIVAVDPTSPFTGGALLGDRIRMEEVALDPGVFIRSMATRGSLGGLATATREVCDVLDGFGLDVIIIETVGVGQSELDVARAADSTLVVLVPESGDSIQTLKAGVMEIADVFTVNKADRPGADRLRNDIELMLGLRAGHGAQHMPAHHGVDLRQVADRDAVRDAMNPARAARAAAQAEHPEQWTPPVLRSVAAQNEGIAEVADALDRHFRYLATSGELRSRRRARLRERVMEVVEQQLRQRLWRDADTMSWLDAQLDGLEDGTLVPFAVADTLRARSSALLTGAAYAPLPTPQGISA; encoded by the coding sequence ATGAGCATGACGACAGCAACGAGTGACGCGGGTCGCGTGGGCGCGAGCATGACGCAACTGCTGGAGCAGTTCCGTAACGGCAAACCGGCGGCGCTGGCGCGCGTGGTCAGCATCGTGGAAAACCACCGGGCTGGCTTCGAGCAACTGCTGGCCGCTCAGCACGCGCAGCTCGGACGGGCGCGGCGCATCGGGATCACCGGCCCGCCGGGGGCCGGAAAGAGCACGCTCACCACCCGCCTCACGCGCTTCTACCGTGATGCTGGGCTGACCGTGGGCATCGTGGCCGTCGACCCGACCTCGCCGTTCACCGGTGGGGCCCTGCTTGGCGACCGCATTCGCATGGAAGAGGTCGCCCTCGACCCGGGGGTGTTCATCCGGTCGATGGCCACACGCGGATCGCTGGGCGGACTCGCCACGGCCACCCGGGAAGTGTGCGATGTCCTCGATGGTTTCGGGCTGGACGTGATCATCATCGAGACGGTGGGCGTTGGTCAAAGCGAGCTGGACGTTGCTCGCGCCGCTGACTCCACCCTCGTCGTGCTGGTCCCCGAGTCGGGCGATTCCATTCAGACGCTCAAGGCCGGCGTGATGGAGATCGCCGACGTGTTCACGGTGAACAAGGCCGACCGTCCGGGCGCCGATCGCCTGCGCAACGACATTGAACTCATGCTGGGGTTGCGAGCCGGGCATGGCGCGCAGCACATGCCGGCGCATCACGGGGTGGACCTGCGGCAGGTGGCCGATCGCGACGCCGTGCGCGACGCCATGAACCCGGCGCGTGCGGCACGCGCGGCCGCGCAGGCCGAGCACCCCGAGCAGTGGACGCCGCCGGTACTCCGGTCGGTCGCAGCCCAGAACGAGGGGATCGCGGAGGTGGCTGACGCGCTCGATCGGCACTTCCGCTATCTTGCCACCAGTGGTGAGCTCCGGTCCCGCCGTCGCGCCCGACTTCGGGAGCGGGTGATGGAGGTGGTGGAGCAGCAGCTACGGCAGCGCCTCTGGCGGGACGCGGATACGATGTCCTGGCTCGATGCGCAGCTGGACGGACTCGAAGATGGCACCCTCGTCCCATTCGCTGTGGCGGACACCCTGCGTGCCCGCAGCAGCGCCCTCCTCACCGGCGCCGCCTACGCGCCGCTGCCGACTCCCCAGGGGATCAGCGCATGA